One Natronomonas moolapensis 8.8.11 genomic region harbors:
- a CDS encoding RNase P subunit p30 family protein produces MYEAVHAHPDGQATVARLAKRAATCGYGGIVVRNHGDEQADYDAGRITEAYGVDVVAGIEIRAAEAGRASGLIGNYRSKRPVVCVHGGELNRFAVEQPQVDVLAHPMDGGDVNHVLARTAAENGVHLEFNFSRVLRADGGERVQAIQGLRKLRELVEHYDTPYVVSADADSHLALRAPRELFALGKVIGFESGAVEAGMRAWRDIVERNRERLSGAVIEPGVRIEGSDR; encoded by the coding sequence ATGTACGAGGCCGTCCACGCGCATCCCGACGGGCAGGCAACCGTCGCCCGACTGGCCAAACGCGCTGCGACGTGCGGCTACGGAGGGATCGTGGTCCGGAACCACGGCGACGAACAGGCGGACTACGACGCCGGCCGCATCACCGAGGCGTACGGCGTCGACGTCGTCGCCGGGATCGAGATCCGCGCGGCCGAGGCCGGTCGCGCGAGCGGGCTGATCGGGAACTACCGCTCGAAGCGGCCCGTCGTCTGCGTCCACGGCGGCGAATTGAACCGCTTTGCGGTCGAACAGCCCCAGGTCGACGTACTCGCACACCCGATGGACGGCGGCGACGTCAATCACGTTCTCGCGCGGACGGCCGCCGAGAACGGCGTTCACCTGGAGTTCAACTTCAGCCGCGTGCTGCGGGCCGACGGCGGGGAGCGGGTCCAGGCCATCCAGGGCCTCCGGAAGCTCCGCGAGCTGGTCGAGCACTACGATACGCCCTACGTTGTCTCCGCGGACGCCGACTCCCACCTCGCGTTGCGGGCCCCCCGAGAGCTGTTCGCCCTCGGCAAGGTGATCGGCTTCGAGAGCGGAGCCGTCGAGGCGGGGATGCGGGCGTGGCGCGATATCGTTGAGCGCAATCGCGAGCGGCTCTCCGGGGCGGTCATCGAGCCCGGCGTCCGCATCGAGGGGTCGGACCGCTGA
- a CDS encoding rhomboid family intramembrane serine protease, which yields MSGRPALATLALCVGTFGAQTVGTVAGLGPGAFALSLPLSEQPWTLATSVYAHGSAGHLLANGLALLVVGPLVAYVTTGVRFHAFFLATGAVAGVVQIVASAPFGGSAVLGASGAIFALLGYLFVGNRASERVLAWLPLGRRGRLAVFVALAALLTAATAAPGVALVAHFVGFCLGAAAGRFRVLHVRSGEGDSSGGGGR from the coding sequence ATGTCCGGCCGTCCGGCCCTCGCGACGCTCGCGCTCTGTGTCGGCACGTTCGGTGCCCAGACGGTCGGTACTGTCGCCGGACTCGGCCCCGGGGCGTTCGCGCTGTCGCTCCCGCTTTCTGAGCAGCCGTGGACCCTTGCGACGAGCGTGTACGCCCACGGCAGTGCCGGCCACCTGCTCGCGAACGGCCTCGCGTTGCTCGTCGTCGGGCCGCTCGTGGCCTACGTGACGACGGGGGTGCGCTTCCACGCGTTCTTTCTCGCGACCGGCGCGGTCGCCGGAGTCGTCCAAATCGTCGCTTCGGCCCCGTTCGGCGGGAGCGCGGTTCTCGGCGCCAGCGGCGCCATTTTCGCGCTCCTCGGCTACTTATTCGTCGGGAACCGCGCCTCCGAGCGCGTCCTCGCGTGGCTTCCGTTGGGCCGGCGCGGCCGACTCGCCGTCTTCGTCGCGCTGGCGGCGCTTCTCACCGCCGCGACGGCCGCCCCGGGCGTCGCACTCGTCGCCCACTTCGTCGGGTTCTGTCTCGGCGCCGCCGCCGGCCGGTTCCGGGTGCTTCACGTCCGTTCGGGCGAGGGCGATAGCTCGGGTGGGGGTGGACGCTGA